One genomic region from Chloroflexota bacterium encodes:
- a CDS encoding acyl-CoA dehydrogenase → MPIELTQEQQMLKASARDLLAKECPSTHVREMEQDPRGYSLALWRKMASLGWLGTTFPARYGGLDGSFADLAVLLEEMGRVLLPGPFVHTVAMCGHAIAAHGTEAKRQHYLPAIAKGERAFAFALLEENAKFTPDGVTLEAVHSGHGYFLRGEKRFVPYAATADSLIVAARTSPGGVTLFIVDPKAGGVTFTPVRAIGSDRQCQVRFDGVAAQEVLGPVGKGWPIVREMLARGAVAKCAEMVGGGQRVLEMAVDYAKIRVQFGRAIGSFQAVQHHCANMALDLEASRLAAWEAAQKLSAGEADPPEAAIAKAWVSEAYRRICATSHQVLGGTGFMEEHDMQLYFRRAKAAELFAGDGFHHREMLLQELGL, encoded by the coding sequence ATGCCCATCGAACTGACGCAAGAACAACAGATGCTCAAGGCCAGCGCCCGCGACCTCCTGGCCAAGGAGTGCCCCTCCACTCACGTCCGCGAGATGGAGCAGGACCCGCGCGGCTACTCCCTCGCCCTCTGGCGCAAGATGGCCTCCCTCGGCTGGTTGGGAACCACCTTCCCCGCCAGGTACGGCGGATTGGACGGCTCGTTCGCCGATCTCGCCGTTCTCCTGGAGGAGATGGGGCGTGTCCTTCTCCCCGGGCCCTTCGTCCACACCGTCGCCATGTGCGGCCACGCCATCGCCGCCCACGGCACGGAGGCCAAGCGGCAGCACTACCTGCCCGCCATCGCCAAAGGCGAGCGCGCCTTCGCCTTCGCTCTCCTGGAGGAGAACGCGAAGTTCACGCCCGATGGCGTCACCCTGGAGGCCGTCCACTCCGGCCACGGCTACTTTCTTCGTGGCGAAAAACGTTTCGTCCCCTACGCCGCCACCGCCGACTCCCTCATCGTCGCCGCGCGCACGTCGCCCGGCGGCGTCACTCTCTTCATCGTTGACCCCAAAGCCGGCGGCGTTACCTTCACGCCCGTGCGGGCCATCGGCAGCGATAGGCAGTGCCAGGTGCGCTTCGATGGCGTCGCCGCCCAAGAGGTCCTCGGCCCAGTGGGCAAGGGCTGGCCCATCGTCCGGGAGATGCTTGCCAGGGGAGCCGTTGCCAAGTGCGCCGAGATGGTCGGCGGCGGCCAGCGCGTCCTGGAGATGGCGGTGGACTACGCCAAGATCCGTGTCCAGTTCGGCAGGGCCATCGGCAGCTTCCAGGCCGTCCAGCACCACTGCGCCAACATGGCCCTGGACCTGGAAGCCTCGCGCCTCGCCGCTTGGGAGGCCGCCCAGAAGCTCTCCGCCGGGGAGGCCGACCCTCCGGAGGCCGCCATCGCCAAGGCCTGGGTGAGCGAGGCCTACCGGCGCATCTGCGCCACCAGCCACCAGGTCCTCGGCGGCACCGGCTTCATGGAAGAGCACGATATGCAGCTCTACTTCCGCCGTGCCAAGGCCGCCGAGCTCTTCGCGGGCGACGGCTTCCACCACCGGGAGATGCTGCTCCAGGAGCTGGGCCTATGA
- a CDS encoding acyl-CoA dehydrogenase encodes MTLGKLHALMDHALNPEERAYRRELQRFLDAELSADAVRETDENRGPRPASRIFLKKMGAKGHYTMDWPKEFGGQEKSRMHCFIRDEEVAYYGAPDVELEVKTVARCIMLFGTEWQKKTFLPKIARGELVFTAGYTEPDAGSDLASLKLPAVRDGDDYVLNGQKRFTSEIYYADYIWMAVRTDPKVPKHKGISVLLVDVNTPGITVRPMMTMSEERTNETFYDNVRVPATHLVGRENEGWPMLTTALRFVRNIPSGDLVKLIEEVTQYAAVTVVDGEPLIKKPIIRNALAEFILEVKVLRLFGMNTARALSRNIAPGIESSVAKLFRLELAQRLAHFNMEMMGQYAQLQKGSPDAPLNGDLERFYRSVIRWSIAGGTKEVQRNIIAQAGLGLPKGN; translated from the coding sequence ATGACCCTCGGCAAACTCCATGCCCTCATGGACCACGCCCTCAACCCGGAGGAGCGCGCCTACCGCCGTGAGCTCCAGCGCTTCCTGGATGCCGAGCTGAGCGCCGACGCCGTTCGCGAGACGGACGAGAACCGCGGCCCTCGCCCCGCCTCCCGCATCTTCCTCAAGAAGATGGGCGCCAAGGGACATTACACCATGGACTGGCCCAAGGAGTTCGGCGGCCAAGAGAAGAGCCGCATGCACTGCTTCATCCGCGATGAGGAGGTCGCCTATTACGGCGCGCCCGATGTGGAGCTGGAGGTCAAGACCGTCGCCCGCTGCATCATGCTCTTCGGCACCGAGTGGCAGAAGAAGACCTTCCTGCCCAAGATCGCCCGGGGCGAGCTCGTCTTCACCGCAGGCTACACCGAGCCCGACGCCGGCTCCGACCTCGCCTCCCTCAAGCTCCCCGCCGTCCGCGATGGCGACGACTACGTCCTCAACGGGCAGAAGCGCTTCACCAGCGAGATCTACTACGCCGACTATATCTGGATGGCCGTCCGCACGGACCCCAAGGTCCCCAAGCACAAGGGCATCTCCGTCCTCCTGGTGGACGTGAACACCCCGGGCATCACCGTGCGCCCCATGATGACTATGTCCGAAGAGCGCACTAACGAGACCTTTTACGATAACGTCCGCGTCCCCGCCACGCACCTTGTGGGCCGGGAGAACGAAGGCTGGCCCATGCTCACCACGGCCCTGCGCTTCGTTCGCAACATCCCCTCCGGCGACCTCGTCAAGCTCATCGAGGAAGTGACGCAGTACGCCGCCGTCACCGTTGTAGATGGCGAGCCCCTCATCAAGAAGCCCATCATCCGCAACGCCCTCGCCGAGTTCATCCTGGAGGTGAAGGTCCTCCGCCTCTTCGGCATGAACACGGCCCGTGCCCTCTCCAGGAACATCGCCCCGGGCATCGAATCCTCCGTCGCCAAGCTCTTCCGCCTGGAGCTCGCCCAGCGCCTCGCGCACTTCAACATGGAAATGATGGGCCAGTACGCCCAATTGCAGAAAGGCTCGCCCGACGCTCCCCTGAACGGCGACCTGGAGCGCTTCTATCGCTCCGTCATTCGGTGGAGCATCGCAGGAGGCACCAAAGAAGTCCAGCGCAACATCATCGCCCAAGCCGGCCTCGGGTTGCCGAAAGGAAATTAG
- a CDS encoding LLM class flavin-dependent oxidoreductase, whose amino-acid sequence MKFTTFSLVQAPSTIPDPEVLRNEADLMIFADELGFDAAWAAEHHFHHYCIDPDPLQLATYVAARTKRIRIGTAANVVTLIHPMRIAEQAAMLDCLSGGRVDIGFAKGYGPREFSGYGANIADGAERLKEAVDIILGAWTKENFTFKGKHFSVPYPVTLRPRLVQKPHPRAFIATGGTPDTLEFAASRGLSFYVSYQSRTHFQGLKKMYEDFARKAGKSEAEIKRLTDQILVMQTSYVAPTEKQSYDDPKDAVAWMAKAVRSVNTPEDLDTWPEDQKKVVQARVATLAQGYENYDNYWKAFVYGDPGRAIERIQRLKDAGFENVIIGFSFGGLPYDKVRKSMRLFAEKVMPKFK is encoded by the coding sequence ATGAAATTCACAACCTTCAGCCTGGTGCAAGCGCCGAGCACCATCCCTGACCCTGAAGTCCTTCGCAATGAAGCCGACCTGATGATCTTCGCCGATGAGCTGGGCTTCGATGCCGCCTGGGCGGCGGAGCACCATTTCCATCACTACTGCATAGATCCCGATCCCCTCCAGCTCGCCACCTACGTTGCCGCGCGCACCAAGAGGATCCGCATCGGCACCGCCGCCAACGTCGTCACCCTCATCCACCCCATGCGCATCGCGGAGCAGGCCGCCATGCTCGATTGCCTCAGCGGCGGCCGCGTGGACATCGGCTTCGCCAAGGGCTACGGCCCCCGGGAGTTCAGCGGCTACGGCGCCAACATCGCCGACGGCGCGGAGCGCCTCAAGGAGGCCGTGGACATCATCCTCGGCGCGTGGACCAAGGAAAACTTCACCTTCAAGGGCAAGCACTTCAGCGTCCCCTATCCGGTGACCCTGCGCCCGCGCCTCGTCCAGAAGCCGCACCCACGAGCCTTCATCGCCACCGGCGGCACGCCCGATACCCTCGAGTTCGCCGCATCCCGCGGCCTCTCCTTCTACGTCTCCTACCAGAGTCGCACCCACTTCCAGGGCCTTAAGAAGATGTACGAGGACTTCGCCCGCAAGGCCGGGAAATCGGAGGCGGAGATCAAGCGCCTGACCGACCAGATCCTCGTGATGCAGACCTCCTACGTCGCGCCCACGGAGAAGCAGTCCTATGACGACCCGAAAGACGCCGTCGCTTGGATGGCCAAGGCCGTGCGCTCCGTCAACACGCCGGAGGACCTGGACACCTGGCCCGAGGACCAGAAGAAGGTCGTGCAGGCGCGCGTCGCCACCTTGGCCCAGGGCTACGAGAACTACGATAACTATTGGAAGGCTTTCGTCTACGGCGACCCCGGCCGTGCCATCGAGCGCATCCAGCGCCTCAAGGACGCCGGCTTCGAAAACGTCATCATCGGCTTCAGCTTCGGCGGCCTCCCGTACGATAAGGTGCGCAAGTCCATGCGCCTCTTCGCCGAGAAGGTGATGCCCAAGTTCAAGTAG
- a CDS encoding SDR family oxidoreductase codes for MGTLDGKVAIVTAGGGPGMGRALCMALAKEGATVVVADLDPKRGEESVQAIAKAGGKAVAIQTDVSKKADVQRMVDATVKRFGKVSILLNHAGVNPSAKYVEEMSEELWDRALAVHLKGAFLCSQAVIPHMRKESWGRIVSTVSRAAFKPTALGLADYAAAKSGIVGFSRALAMEIGRYGITVNCIAPGLVHGGGMGLVSGINETTEWREKAVIREGQLVRPFREVTPEEIAGAMLYLVGPHADRVTGLVMHVNGGSFLPS; via the coding sequence ATGGGCACACTCGATGGCAAAGTCGCGATCGTCACCGCCGGGGGCGGGCCGGGCATGGGCCGCGCCCTCTGCATGGCCTTAGCCAAGGAAGGCGCAACCGTCGTCGTCGCCGATCTGGACCCCAAGCGCGGCGAGGAATCGGTGCAGGCCATCGCGAAGGCGGGCGGCAAGGCCGTCGCCATCCAGACGGACGTCTCCAAGAAGGCCGATGTCCAGCGGATGGTGGATGCCACGGTAAAGCGCTTTGGAAAAGTAAGCATCTTGCTGAACCATGCCGGCGTGAACCCCAGCGCCAAGTATGTGGAGGAGATGTCGGAGGAGCTGTGGGACCGCGCCCTGGCCGTCCACCTCAAGGGTGCATTCCTCTGCTCCCAGGCGGTGATCCCGCACATGCGGAAAGAGAGCTGGGGGCGCATCGTCAGCACCGTCTCCCGGGCGGCCTTCAAGCCCACGGCGCTGGGCCTTGCCGATTACGCCGCCGCCAAGTCGGGCATCGTCGGCTTCTCCCGCGCCTTGGCGATGGAGATCGGGCGCTACGGCATCACGGTGAACTGCATCGCGCCCGGGCTTGTCCACGGCGGCGGCATGGGGCTCGTCTCCGGCATCAACGAGACGACGGAGTGGCGCGAGAAGGCCGTCATCCGCGAAGGCCAGCTGGTGCGCCCCTTCCGCGAGGTCACGCCGGAGGAGATCGCGGGCGCGATGCTCTACCTCGTCGGCCCCCACGCCGATCGCGTCACCGGCCTGGTGATGCACGTCAACGGCGGCAGCTTCCTGCCAAGTTAG